A region of Chitinophaga horti DNA encodes the following proteins:
- a CDS encoding fumarylacetoacetate hydrolase family protein, translating into MKLVTYLNADVDQLAMLVDGRLYNMQDLHPDLPTTMHMFLLMWDEVIDLARSIEAGLKQGRKPSTVMGIPYDDVQLLAPVPFPSSCRDGYAFRQHVAAARRNRKVDMIQEFDQYPIFYFTNHNAIQGPGDILCMPDHFDKLDFELEAAIVICKKGRNIPAAEADEYIGGYMIMNDMSARTLQIEEMKLNLGPAKGKDFSTVIGPILVTPDELEPFKIAPKPGHTGNAYNLKMKCWVNGVQVSDGNVGDMDWTFAEIVERCSYGADILPGDVIGSGTVGTGCFLELNGTGKLNDPNYQEQWLQPGDVVEMEIDGLGRLSNTIVAEDSDFSLLKLKKNV; encoded by the coding sequence ATGAAATTAGTTACCTACCTGAATGCTGATGTAGACCAATTGGCCATGTTGGTGGACGGCCGCCTGTATAATATGCAGGACCTTCATCCCGACCTGCCGACCACCATGCATATGTTCCTGCTGATGTGGGACGAAGTCATTGACCTGGCCCGCAGCATCGAAGCCGGATTAAAGCAAGGCCGCAAGCCGTCGACTGTAATGGGTATTCCGTACGACGACGTACAGCTGCTCGCCCCCGTGCCTTTCCCATCTTCCTGCCGCGATGGTTACGCGTTTCGCCAGCACGTAGCAGCCGCCCGCCGCAATCGTAAGGTGGACATGATCCAGGAATTTGACCAGTACCCGATCTTCTATTTCACCAACCACAACGCCATCCAGGGCCCTGGCGATATTCTCTGTATGCCCGATCATTTCGATAAGCTGGACTTTGAGCTGGAAGCCGCTATCGTGATCTGCAAAAAAGGCCGTAACATTCCCGCTGCGGAAGCCGACGAGTACATTGGCGGCTACATGATCATGAACGACATGAGCGCCCGCACCCTCCAAATTGAAGAAATGAAACTGAACCTCGGTCCCGCAAAGGGCAAGGATTTCAGCACAGTGATCGGTCCTATATTGGTTACACCAGATGAACTGGAACCATTCAAGATAGCACCCAAGCCAGGGCACACCGGTAATGCGTACAACCTGAAAATGAAATGTTGGGTAAACGGCGTGCAGGTAAGTGACGGCAACGTGGGCGATATGGACTGGACTTTCGCCGAGATCGTGGAACGCTGCTCGTACGGCGCAGACATCCTGCCCGGCGACGTTATCGGCTCCGGCACAGTAGGAACAGGTTGCTTCCTGGAGCTGAACGGCACCGGCAAACTCAACGACCCCAATTACCAGGAACAATGGCTGCAACCCGGGGACGTTGTTGAGATGGAGATAGATGGTTTAGGCCGCCTTTCCAACACCATCGTTGCGGAAGACAGTGACTTCAGCCTGCTGAAGCTTAAGAAGAATGTGTAA
- a CDS encoding flavin reductase family protein has product MKLIPGEVKTSELHAYLLGAISPRPICFASTIDENGVPNLSPFSFFNVFGSNPVTLIFSPARRVRDNTVKHTLENVYATKEVVINVVSYAMVQQASLSSCEYPKGVNEFEKAGFTAIASEKVKPFRVKESPVQLECIVREVIETGQEGGAGNLVICEPVVVHINDEVLNDMGKIDPHKIDLVARMGADYYCRASGSAVFEVDKPQLKLGIGVDALPAAIRNSSVLTGNNLGQLGNVHAIPDIDPTFNDDHLKNIIQYYSMSPDEMERELHTYAKKLLESNQVQEAWQILLASN; this is encoded by the coding sequence ATGAAACTTATTCCGGGCGAAGTAAAAACCAGCGAACTGCACGCCTACCTGTTAGGCGCCATCTCGCCGCGGCCCATCTGTTTTGCCAGTACGATAGATGAAAATGGTGTGCCCAACCTGTCTCCCTTCAGCTTTTTCAACGTGTTCGGCTCCAACCCGGTGACGCTCATATTTTCACCCGCCCGCCGCGTGCGCGACAATACGGTGAAGCATACACTGGAGAATGTGTATGCCACGAAAGAAGTGGTGATCAACGTGGTGAGTTACGCCATGGTGCAACAAGCCTCGCTCTCCAGCTGCGAATACCCGAAGGGTGTAAACGAATTTGAGAAAGCCGGCTTTACCGCAATCGCATCCGAAAAAGTGAAACCCTTTCGCGTGAAAGAAAGCCCGGTACAATTAGAATGTATCGTTCGTGAAGTGATCGAAACCGGCCAGGAAGGCGGCGCGGGCAACCTGGTTATTTGCGAACCGGTGGTCGTACACATCAACGACGAAGTGTTAAACGACATGGGCAAAATCGATCCGCATAAGATCGACCTGGTAGCGCGTATGGGGGCAGATTATTACTGTCGCGCCTCTGGCAGCGCTGTATTTGAGGTGGATAAACCGCAATTGAAACTGGGTATCGGGGTAGATGCGTTACCTGCCGCCATCCGCAACAGTAGCGTATTAACGGGCAACAACCTTGGTCAGCTCGGCAACGTGCATGCCATCCCGGACATTGATCCAACGTTTAATGATGACCACCTGAAAAACATCATTCAATATTACAGCATGAGTCCCGATGAGATGGAGCGCGAGCTGCATACGTACGCGAAGAAATTGCTGGAAAGTAACCAGGTACAGGAAGCCTGGCAAATACTACTGGCATCGAATTAA
- a CDS encoding DUF4197 domain-containing protein, with amino-acid sequence MLKKSLLILCAGVFTAQVSNAQFLKKATEALNKASGSSTGTGSVTQEEAGSGIKEALAKGVANGIALLNKQDGFYKSELYKVLLPPDAQKVEKTLRGIGLGSMVDKAIMQINRGAEEAVGQATPIFVGAIKQMSINDALKLVTGGNTSATDYFKGKTTDTLRSAFKPVIASSLEKTSATRYYGDLVTKYNSLPTTLNKVNPNLDEYVTDMAVKALFDQIAKEEASIRANPAARTSELLKKVFGNKS; translated from the coding sequence ATGCTAAAAAAATCTCTCCTTATCCTGTGTGCCGGCGTATTTACGGCGCAAGTATCCAATGCCCAGTTCCTGAAAAAAGCCACCGAGGCGTTGAACAAAGCGTCCGGCAGCTCTACAGGCACCGGTTCCGTAACCCAGGAAGAAGCCGGGTCCGGCATTAAAGAAGCACTTGCAAAAGGTGTGGCCAATGGTATTGCCCTGCTCAACAAGCAAGATGGTTTCTATAAAAGCGAATTGTACAAAGTATTGCTGCCACCGGATGCTCAAAAGGTAGAAAAAACCTTACGTGGCATTGGTTTAGGCAGCATGGTCGATAAAGCGATCATGCAGATTAATCGCGGTGCAGAAGAAGCTGTCGGACAGGCAACGCCGATCTTCGTAGGCGCTATCAAACAAATGAGTATTAACGATGCGTTGAAGCTCGTAACCGGTGGTAACACATCCGCCACTGATTACTTCAAAGGTAAAACCACCGATACGCTCAGGTCTGCCTTTAAACCGGTAATCGCATCTTCCCTTGAAAAAACCAGTGCTACCCGTTACTACGGCGACCTGGTAACGAAATATAACAGCCTGCCTACTACGCTTAATAAAGTAAATCCGAACCTGGACGAGTATGTGACAGATATGGCGGTAAAAGCCTTGTTCGATCAGATCGCGAAAGAAGAAGCGAGCATCCGTGCAAACCCGGCTGCCCGTACCTCAGAACTGCTGAAAAAAGTGTTTGGCAATAAGTCATAA
- a CDS encoding universal stress protein: protein MKTIIVPTDFSETAYNAARYALQLATQLGAGRVLLYHAYELIVPIPDLPTAVPMVDIDELKGASLDGLNNMKNALAASAPAGVVLDGRAENHLLAANLDNVCREEGAEVVVMGITGGSQLEEILVGSNTVDVVKNSRFPVIVVPTGATFKPVRKIAFACNLRNVVETTPIGPLKGLLDLFKAELHVVNVSKDNKENEGALSKEGQQLDELLKAYAPQYHFLDGTNVVDAVTGFAEANGADLILIVPRKHGLFESIFKRSNSSKFAFHTTIPLLSIHQ from the coding sequence ATGAAGACGATTATCGTTCCCACCGACTTTTCTGAAACCGCTTACAACGCCGCCCGTTACGCCTTGCAGCTCGCCACCCAACTGGGTGCCGGTCGTGTACTGTTGTACCACGCCTATGAACTCATCGTGCCCATCCCCGACCTGCCAACCGCAGTGCCGATGGTCGATATCGATGAACTGAAAGGCGCTAGCCTCGACGGGCTGAACAACATGAAAAATGCTCTGGCAGCAAGCGCACCCGCCGGCGTAGTGCTGGATGGCCGGGCAGAAAACCACCTGCTGGCGGCTAACCTCGACAATGTTTGCCGGGAGGAAGGGGCGGAAGTCGTAGTAATGGGTATTACTGGTGGCAGCCAGCTCGAAGAAATTCTGGTCGGCTCCAATACGGTGGATGTCGTAAAAAACAGCCGTTTCCCGGTAATCGTTGTGCCCACAGGCGCCACATTTAAGCCGGTTCGCAAAATCGCTTTTGCCTGCAACCTGAGAAATGTAGTGGAAACAACGCCGATCGGTCCACTGAAAGGGCTGCTCGACTTGTTTAAAGCAGAACTGCATGTCGTGAACGTAAGCAAAGACAATAAAGAGAACGAAGGTGCCCTCTCCAAAGAAGGCCAGCAGCTGGACGAGCTGCTGAAAGCATATGCTCCCCAATACCACTTCCTCGACGGTACCAACGTAGTGGATGCAGTAACGGGCTTCGCCGAGGCAAACGGCGCCGACCTGATCCTGATCGTGCCACGTAAACATGGCTTGTTCGAAAGTATTTTCAAAAGAAGCAATTCTTCGAAGTTTGCATTTCACACGACTATCCCTTTATTATCGATACACCAGTAG
- a CDS encoding alpha/beta hydrolase family protein — protein sequence MLNWHPAVGYFITTYSNLRTPSKMALLNAKGKVVRELGDSKSPAVDEYQLALPELRTYKTRDGLELPITITWPLHMEQGKKYPVLISIYGGPDAGSIYDTWKPSLMPQWYAKEGIIQVVIDNRSAGHLGKVGMNYIHRQLGKYETEDYMDAANWLKTQPGVDGSKICITGGSFGGYMSCMALTYGADVFNYGIANYSVTDWALYDSHYTERYMDTPAENPEGYKQTNVMTHADKYKGMLRIVHGTMDDNVHMQNSIQLIDKLEDLNKHFEFMLYPGERHGWGGSKGVHSRAEANRFYYRYLLNKPVPDLLVK from the coding sequence ATGTTAAACTGGCACCCGGCGGTGGGCTATTTCATCACCACTTATTCTAACCTGCGCACGCCGTCTAAAATGGCGTTGCTCAATGCAAAAGGTAAAGTGGTGCGCGAGCTCGGCGATAGCAAAAGCCCTGCGGTAGACGAGTACCAGCTCGCCCTGCCAGAGTTGCGTACTTATAAAACCCGCGACGGTCTGGAGCTGCCTATCACCATTACCTGGCCGCTGCATATGGAGCAGGGTAAAAAATATCCGGTGCTGATCAGCATCTATGGCGGACCAGACGCCGGCTCTATCTATGATACCTGGAAGCCATCGCTCATGCCGCAGTGGTATGCGAAGGAAGGCATCATCCAGGTAGTAATCGACAACCGCTCTGCCGGCCACCTCGGTAAAGTAGGTATGAACTATATTCACCGCCAGCTTGGTAAATACGAAACAGAAGATTACATGGACGCCGCCAACTGGCTTAAAACCCAGCCCGGTGTAGATGGCAGCAAGATTTGCATCACCGGCGGCAGCTTCGGCGGCTATATGAGCTGTATGGCGCTCACCTATGGTGCAGATGTATTCAATTACGGCATTGCCAACTACTCCGTTACGGATTGGGCGCTGTATGACAGTCATTACACTGAACGTTACATGGACACACCTGCTGAAAATCCGGAGGGTTATAAGCAGACCAACGTGATGACGCACGCCGACAAATATAAGGGCATGCTGCGCATCGTTCACGGTACCATGGATGACAACGTACATATGCAGAACTCCATCCAGCTGATCGATAAGCTGGAAGACCTGAACAAACATTTCGAATTCATGCTCTATCCGGGTGAAAGGCATGGCTGGGGGGGCAGCAAAGGTGTACACTCCCGCGCGGAGGCGAACCGTTTTTACTACCGCTACCTGTTGAATAAACCAGTACCGGATTTGTTAGTGAAATAA
- a CDS encoding class A beta-lactamase-related serine hydrolase, whose product MSIHAQSRTDKFLEELLRRNASPALKHILDHPDTFQCQIIYTRIDRDAANKPGFTHFYYDVDAQRYFNPASTVKMPLAFLALEKMRALQLDKDTPMYIDSAFDGQTRVSEDTSAANGLASIAHYIRKVFLVSDNDAYNRLYEFVGQQTIHEQLWAKGYKDARIVRRFAPMTEEGNRHTNPIRFKKNGKTVYTQPAAYCDLQFDYSRPVFIGKAHWDKNDSLIQQPMDFTRHNNVPLPYLQQMLQSVLFPATMPAEQRFNLAESDRRFLLRYMSMLPSESHYPKYDTTEFFDSYTKFFWFKANRSKIPEHIRSFNKTGWSYGFLTDVAYITDFKHNVEFMLSAVIYVNSDGVLNDNKYEYDTIGYPFFKEVGEIIYNYELSRKRRHAPDLSEFKFKYND is encoded by the coding sequence ATGTCGATACACGCACAATCACGCACAGACAAGTTCCTGGAGGAATTATTGCGCCGGAATGCCTCGCCGGCACTTAAGCATATACTTGATCATCCGGATACGTTTCAATGCCAGATCATCTACACCCGCATCGATCGTGATGCCGCCAATAAGCCTGGTTTTACCCATTTTTATTATGACGTAGATGCACAACGGTACTTCAATCCGGCATCTACCGTAAAAATGCCGCTGGCCTTCCTGGCACTGGAAAAGATGCGTGCCTTACAGCTCGATAAAGACACGCCGATGTATATCGACAGTGCCTTCGATGGTCAAACACGCGTAAGTGAAGATACTTCGGCAGCCAATGGACTGGCGAGCATTGCACACTACATCAGGAAAGTATTTTTAGTAAGCGATAACGACGCGTACAACCGGCTATACGAATTCGTTGGCCAGCAAACCATCCACGAACAGTTATGGGCAAAAGGATATAAAGATGCGCGTATCGTACGCCGCTTCGCTCCTATGACGGAGGAAGGTAATCGTCACACTAATCCCATCCGTTTCAAAAAAAATGGTAAGACGGTTTATACACAGCCCGCCGCGTATTGTGATCTGCAATTTGATTACAGCAGACCCGTATTCATCGGTAAGGCGCATTGGGATAAAAACGACAGTCTGATTCAGCAACCAATGGACTTTACGCGGCACAATAATGTACCGCTGCCATATCTGCAGCAAATGCTGCAATCGGTGCTGTTTCCTGCTACAATGCCGGCTGAGCAACGATTCAACTTAGCCGAAAGTGACCGCCGGTTTTTGCTACGTTATATGTCGATGTTGCCTTCAGAATCGCATTATCCGAAGTATGATACGACCGAATTTTTCGATAGTTATACCAAGTTCTTTTGGTTCAAAGCCAATCGCAGTAAGATCCCGGAGCATATTCGCTCGTTCAATAAAACCGGCTGGTCATATGGCTTTTTGACCGATGTAGCTTACATCACAGATTTCAAACACAACGTAGAGTTTATGTTAAGCGCGGTGATTTATGTGAATAGCGATGGTGTGTTGAACGATAACAAGTACGAATACGATACGATCGGTTATCCTTTTTTTAAAGAGGTGGGAGAGATCATCTATAATTATGAGTTGTCGCGCAAACGCAGGCACGCACCGGATTTGAGTGAGTTTAAATTCAAGTACAACGACTAG
- a CDS encoding glycoside hydrolase family 9 protein produces MILRSLLLIAFSSLVQMGALGAVAARMHMPLISLTSDVAWVRINQLGYTPSGIKVAVLGAKADVSITTFALHDAATHKQVYEATAGKNFGAWGPFQHTWRLAFTDFNKPGTYYIKAGDVQSATFRIGADVYTGTADFCLQYMRQQRCGYNPYLKDSCHTQDGFSVYGPMPDGTHIDARGGWHDATDYLQYVTTSANATYHLLAAYRDFAPVFGDHYQASGLNGKNKVPDVLDEARWGLDWLLRMHPRADWMFNQIADDRDHRGMRLPNQDTLSYEGPGRQRPVYFCTGEPQGLKKYMNRSTGVASTAGKFASAFALGASLLNDKDAGYAKRLEERALSAYRLGIAHPGVCQTAPCGAPYFYEEDSWKDDMELAAAQLATLKNDSQLLAQAQQWAREEPVTPWMGADTARHYQWYPFHNFGHSELATKSSGREWMEMYRTGIDAVWQKARSNAFYRGIPFIWCSNNLTASFAIQCGLYRRVTGDETYRELEQACIDWLFGCNPWGTSMVVGMPATGDTPVDPHSSFTHLHNYPVSGGLVDGPVYTSIYKGLLGITLHGGDEYAPFQSDLVVYHDDFGDYSTNEPTMDGTASMVYLLAMQEYEVNHLKKTIVGNWPHVSYSHGGIIRGDSTRKALALVFTGDEFADGGSHIAKVLRECRVKASFFLTGRFYRNPAFAPVIRELKQDGHYLAGHSDQHLLYCDWDKRDSLQVTRTQFESDLAANYDALAHWGVSRDQAGYFLPPYEWYNDTIASWALADGLKLVNFTPGTRSNADYTWPQMGAQYRDSREIYESVVNYEKTHASGLNGFMLLTHIGTTPERIDKFYFKLRKMVRYLQSENYRLLTVPELLQP; encoded by the coding sequence ATGATATTAAGGAGTTTATTGCTGATCGCGTTTTCAAGTCTGGTGCAGATGGGCGCATTGGGTGCTGTGGCGGCGCGAATGCACATGCCGCTCATTTCTCTAACGTCTGACGTCGCCTGGGTGCGCATCAACCAGCTCGGTTATACGCCCTCGGGTATAAAAGTAGCCGTATTGGGCGCAAAGGCGGATGTATCGATAACCACTTTTGCGCTACACGATGCCGCAACGCACAAACAAGTATACGAGGCTACGGCCGGTAAAAACTTCGGCGCATGGGGGCCGTTTCAGCACACATGGCGGCTGGCTTTCACGGATTTTAACAAACCAGGTACTTACTATATTAAAGCCGGCGACGTTCAATCCGCCACATTTCGCATCGGCGCAGATGTATACACCGGCACCGCTGACTTCTGCCTGCAATACATGCGGCAGCAGCGTTGCGGTTATAATCCTTACCTGAAAGACAGTTGCCATACCCAGGATGGCTTCTCCGTATATGGCCCCATGCCTGATGGCACGCACATCGACGCCCGCGGCGGCTGGCACGATGCAACGGATTATCTCCAGTACGTCACAACTTCCGCCAACGCCACCTATCACCTGCTGGCGGCCTACCGCGACTTTGCCCCCGTGTTTGGCGATCACTATCAAGCCAGCGGCTTGAACGGCAAGAACAAAGTGCCCGACGTGCTGGACGAAGCCCGCTGGGGCCTGGATTGGCTGCTGCGTATGCATCCACGGGCTGACTGGATGTTTAACCAGATCGCAGACGATCGCGACCATCGCGGTATGCGCTTGCCGAACCAGGATACGTTGAGTTACGAGGGGCCTGGCAGGCAACGGCCCGTTTACTTTTGCACAGGCGAGCCCCAGGGGCTTAAAAAATATATGAACCGGTCTACCGGTGTCGCATCCACTGCCGGTAAGTTTGCCAGTGCCTTTGCTTTGGGCGCGAGTTTGTTGAATGACAAGGATGCGGGCTACGCAAAACGACTTGAGGAACGGGCATTGTCGGCCTACAGGTTAGGCATCGCGCACCCTGGTGTTTGCCAGACCGCTCCCTGCGGCGCGCCTTATTTTTATGAAGAGGATAGCTGGAAAGATGATATGGAACTGGCGGCGGCACAACTGGCCACGTTAAAGAACGATTCCCAATTACTGGCCCAGGCGCAGCAATGGGCGCGGGAAGAGCCGGTCACGCCATGGATGGGGGCAGATACGGCGCGGCACTACCAATGGTACCCGTTTCACAACTTCGGGCATAGTGAACTGGCGACTAAAAGTAGCGGCCGGGAATGGATGGAGATGTACCGGACGGGCATCGATGCTGTTTGGCAGAAAGCCCGTAGTAATGCTTTTTATCGCGGCATCCCGTTCATCTGGTGTTCCAATAATCTTACGGCGTCCTTTGCCATCCAATGCGGCCTGTACCGCCGAGTTACCGGCGACGAAACATACCGGGAACTGGAGCAGGCCTGTATCGACTGGTTGTTCGGCTGCAATCCCTGGGGAACGAGTATGGTCGTAGGTATGCCTGCAACAGGCGACACTCCCGTAGATCCGCATTCCTCTTTTACGCATTTACACAATTATCCGGTGTCCGGCGGATTGGTGGATGGGCCGGTGTATACGAGCATTTACAAGGGGTTATTGGGTATCACCCTGCACGGCGGCGATGAATATGCGCCTTTTCAGTCTGACCTGGTCGTTTACCACGACGATTTTGGGGACTACTCGACCAACGAGCCCACGATGGACGGAACGGCCAGCATGGTTTACCTACTCGCCATGCAGGAATATGAGGTAAATCATTTAAAAAAAACGATAGTCGGTAATTGGCCGCACGTGAGTTACAGCCATGGCGGCATCATCCGCGGCGACAGTACGAGGAAAGCACTAGCATTGGTTTTTACCGGGGATGAGTTTGCCGATGGTGGGTCGCATATTGCCAAGGTATTGCGGGAGTGCCGTGTGAAAGCCAGTTTCTTTTTAACGGGCCGCTTTTACCGTAATCCGGCCTTCGCGCCGGTTATTCGGGAACTAAAGCAGGACGGGCATTACCTGGCCGGCCACTCCGATCAGCATTTGTTATACTGCGATTGGGATAAACGCGATAGTTTACAGGTGACGCGTACGCAGTTTGAATCGGACCTGGCGGCGAACTACGACGCGCTTGCCCATTGGGGTGTATCGCGCGATCAGGCAGGCTACTTTTTGCCGCCTTATGAGTGGTATAATGATACAATTGCCAGCTGGGCGCTTGCCGATGGCCTAAAACTAGTTAACTTTACACCCGGAACCCGTAGTAATGCAGATTATACCTGGCCACAAATGGGCGCACAATACCGGGATAGCCGGGAGATTTATGAGTCGGTAGTTAACTATGAAAAAACGCATGCCAGCGGACTGAACGGTTTTATGTTATTGACGCACATAGGGACTACGCCTGAACGAATAGATAAATTTTATTTTAAGTTGCGCAAAATGGTGCGATATTTACAGTCGGAAAATTATCGATTGCTGACCGTGCCGGAGTTATTGCAGCCTTAA
- the lysS gene encoding lysine--tRNA ligase encodes MSTTTQHLSEQELIRRDKLKQLQELGIDPYPAAEYPVNAVSTDIKARFNEETKEQFQDICLAGRVMAVRDMGKACFVQVQDGSGRIQAYMRRDDICPGEDKSLFDVVFKKLTDIGDIVGVKGYVFTTKTGETSIHVREFSILSKALRPLPIVKEKDGEAFDAVTDLEFKYRQRYADLIINPQVKEVFVKRTKLMQTIRQYYNDMGFLEVETPILQPIPGGAAARPFITHHNTLDMPLYLRIANELYLKRLIVGGFEGVFEFAKDFRNEGMDRTHNPEFTVMEMYVAYKDYEWMMDKTEALLEKVAMALHGTTEVQVGDNVINFKAPFRRVTMYEAIQEHTGIDISNMNEDELRDTCRQLGIHVEASMGKGKLVDEIFGAKAEGHYIQPTFITDYPVEMSPLTKKHRSKPGLVERFELMANGKEIANAYSELNDPIDQRERFEEQLKLMQRGDDEAMFIDHDFLRALEYGMPPTSGIGIGIDRLTMLMTNQPSIQDVLFFPQMRIEKE; translated from the coding sequence ATGAGCACCACTACACAACACCTGTCCGAACAGGAACTTATCAGAAGAGACAAACTGAAACAGCTGCAGGAGCTGGGCATAGACCCATACCCGGCGGCGGAATACCCCGTGAATGCTGTTTCTACCGATATTAAGGCCAGGTTTAACGAGGAAACGAAGGAGCAATTCCAGGATATTTGCCTCGCCGGCCGCGTGATGGCCGTTCGCGATATGGGCAAGGCTTGCTTCGTGCAGGTCCAGGACGGCTCCGGCCGCATCCAGGCTTACATGCGCCGCGACGATATTTGTCCGGGTGAAGATAAATCGCTGTTTGACGTGGTGTTCAAGAAGCTGACCGACATTGGCGACATCGTGGGTGTGAAAGGTTATGTGTTCACGACCAAAACCGGCGAAACGTCTATTCACGTGCGCGAGTTCAGCATCCTTTCCAAAGCATTGCGCCCGCTGCCGATCGTGAAGGAGAAAGACGGAGAAGCGTTTGACGCCGTAACCGACCTGGAATTTAAGTATCGCCAGCGTTACGCCGACCTGATCATCAACCCGCAGGTAAAAGAAGTATTCGTAAAACGTACGAAGCTGATGCAAACCATCCGCCAGTACTATAATGATATGGGCTTCCTGGAAGTGGAAACCCCCATCCTGCAGCCGATCCCCGGTGGTGCTGCCGCCCGCCCGTTCATTACCCATCACAATACGCTGGACATGCCGCTGTACCTGCGCATCGCCAACGAACTGTACCTGAAAAGGCTGATCGTGGGCGGTTTTGAAGGTGTGTTCGAGTTTGCGAAAGACTTCCGTAATGAGGGGATGGACCGCACGCACAACCCGGAATTTACCGTAATGGAAATGTACGTAGCGTACAAAGATTATGAGTGGATGATGGACAAAACCGAAGCCCTGCTGGAGAAAGTAGCGATGGCGCTGCACGGCACCACAGAAGTGCAGGTGGGCGACAACGTGATCAACTTCAAAGCACCGTTCCGTCGTGTAACCATGTACGAAGCCATCCAGGAACATACCGGCATCGACATCAGCAACATGAATGAAGACGAACTGCGCGACACTTGCCGCCAGCTCGGCATTCATGTAGAAGCGAGCATGGGTAAAGGTAAACTGGTAGACGAGATCTTCGGCGCCAAAGCCGAAGGCCATTATATTCAGCCCACATTTATCACCGATTACCCGGTAGAAATGAGCCCGCTGACAAAAAAACACCGCAGCAAACCCGGACTCGTAGAACGTTTCGAGCTGATGGCGAATGGTAAAGAAATTGCCAACGCCTACTCTGAGCTGAACGACCCTATCGACCAGCGCGAACGTTTCGAAGAGCAACTGAAACTGATGCAGCGTGGCGACGACGAGGCCATGTTCATCGATCACGACTTCCTGCGCGCCCTGGAATATGGCATGCCGCCTACTTCAGGCATCGGCATCGGCATCGATCGTTTGACCATGCTGATGACGAACCAGCCGTCTATCCAGGACGTACTGTTCTTCCCGCAGATGCGTATTGAAAAAGAATAA